A single genomic interval of Daucus carota subsp. sativus chromosome 1, DH1 v3.0, whole genome shotgun sequence harbors:
- the LOC135151698 gene encoding uncharacterized protein LOC135151698 — protein MANHDDDPYEGDYYVEDEQVEPYSPEHIQDPRTLPNNPPPVVVSNTELLSALHRMEQSQARYDARLNTMESVLEELVPRHSRHSKSHGRRGRRRFRRPTPRMLEYGDAPPNTNLPPGAIISQGVYDANGAPLDVTTPPAQTGGTGQETVNQNADARPLAERLGITPDSLAIIVRMAEQEQRRPPQGSGAPLRPQGNDAPPEARRETGTGRTYRGVRGRGGGLIPNSRGRRRGGPVIEYLPSQSDSSQHTPHPRTTGRTRPLGNQGDTPPQGPPTANQQTTTPPIITTANQQTTTPPIITTVNQQATSTPPIPTPQQTIPVSTTPTPPTQIVQPTATQTQANNVLQTTVTNTSLATTTATPPVSTQTIPGVGTINPEDLKKLLALLQASAATTAPQISSPFTAAVREAQLPTGFRNLNADLRYHGNADPREFLIRFNIEMDLYQIPDLVRCRFLAATLRDSAQQWFQKLGGGVISSWEGMQQMFMTQFQAATKYAPPVTTLANVKQRDNETLTAYFKRFNQESMGVKGASDETLKNFLIAGLKVGTDFWKHLQGKDPASLSELYSAAESFKKVEQSLAENQKEIAKSKYKRKDRTPSPEPRGRARSPGRVNMTSSKRTWSPPPRQSGVYTPLTASAEHVYAMTKDKVPFQKPQPIPQHIAKDKKKYCDFHESAGHSTSECRHLKEEIEYLLKEGYLTEWVKKYRTDHPPERRGLGASQNDRADEKQNDTQFVREGSIRSIFGGPYIGGGSRKAMERYAKEAKDYPLTNVNHLSARAPQVFKEETMDITFTEDDARWVHHPHNDALVVAMRIAALNIHRVFVDNGSSVNILYYDTYKKMGLPDKDMTVENLYIYGFGGEAIKAKGTIRLPVTLGEAPRAATQIAEFVIIDHPSAHNALMGRPLLKDMRIITSIYHLTLKFPTPGGVGCVKGSQYESRDCYGRSLKNFRDRRGVPPHEELRSVHVLYLVQYPESDNEDTPSIPPLGERVLHKGEPTLVDDSTSEECEELVIEVEEAPLKRVRRMDPREVVMELEEPSPPEKVSTDAPSEPRETPHQFDFDLDPRLPMQVQNTGPAEDTVDVQVTPGSDGKILKIGSKLGPEIRSKLIEFLTNSLDVFAWSHEDMVGIDPAVMCHHLNVDPSKKGARQKRRPISGERAEALQEEVDRLLKAGLVKESFYPKWLANPVLVKKPNGKWRTCIDFTDLNKACPKDSFPLPRIDQLVDSTAGHALLSFMDAYSGYNQIPMYEPDQEHTSFITDRGLYCYIGMPFGLINAGATYQRLVNMMFKDQIGKTMEVYVDDMLVKSKKDTDHVAHLSEMFEILRKYRMKLNPQKCVFGVESGKFLGFMVNHRGIEANPAKIKALLDMKSPANVKQVQSLTGRIAALNRFVSKSSEKCKEFFKAIKSASKDFEWTEECEDAFIKIKKHLGEPPLLAKPQEGETLVLYLAVSDYSISAVLVKEDEEGQSPIYYVSKRLLDAETRYTSMEKLVYALVHATRKLRPYFQAHKVEVRTAYPLRQIMHKPEVTGRMMKWAVELGQFDLDYKPRTAIKGQALADFILEFPEDGEESGLLIKYDPNLPPQQACPKESIPELWWILHTDGAVNNEGAGAGIVLVSPEGHRLLNATHFTFQLSNNDAEYEALIGGLRLALEMKVRKLVIKVDSMLVVEHIRGGYQAKGPKTAIYLRCVQGLIDQFEEVQVNRVPREFNGDADALAKLASQKDPALLGVIRLEIQEVPSIPEFEVTEIQGKNGDSTWMTPIWKYIKEGTLPEDKAEARKLKYKAARYVEYDGKLYKRGFNQPLLKCIDGEECTYVMREVHEGICGNHSGGNSLAMKILRQGYYWPTLRSDAFNFARACDKCQRFANFTNSPATSLTTMTSPWPFAMWGIDLIGELPKAKGGVKYAVVAVDYFTKWAEAVPLATITAKKITDFVFNSIVCRFGVPYKLISDNGKQFDSKELRGLCENLGIKKDFAAVYHPQSNGQTEAVNKIIKHTLKAKLEDSKGNWPEELPMVLWSYNTTPRTTTGESPFVLSYGCEAMVPIEIGAGSFRRDYFDQLDNDASQRLYLDMIEEIRATSQLRLAAYQRRTAKYYNNKVKAHPFQVGDLVLRKIVLNNKNPQHGVFGANWEGPYRVKVILWKGTYRLEDLDGKPVPRPWNAEHLKKYYQ, from the coding sequence ATGGCCAATCACGATGATGACCCGTACGAAGGAGATTACTATGTTGAAGATGAACAAGTAGAACCATACTCACCGGAGCACATACAGGACCCCCGCACTTTGCCGAACAACCCACCCCCGGTTGTAGTCAGTAACACGGAGCTCCTTAGTGCCCTCCACCGGATGGAGCAAAGTCAAGCGAGGTATGATGCAAGGTTGAATACCATGGAGTCTGTACTCGAAGAACTCGTCCCCAGACACTCGCGTCATTCCAAAAGCCATGGTAGGAGAGGACGTAGACGTTTCAGACGACCGACCCCCCGAATGTTGGAGTACGGAGATGCGCCTCCCAACACTAACCTCCCACCAGGAGCCATAATAAGCCAAGGAGTCTATGACGCAAACGGCGCGCCCCTGGACGTGACCACGCCTCCCGCACAAACAGGAGGGACGGGACAAGAGACGGTCAACCAAAACGCAGACGCCCGACCCCTAGCTGAAAGATTAGGGATCACCCCGGACAGCCTGGCTATAATTGTGCGAATGGCAGAGCAGGAGCAGAGGAGACCCCCCCAGGGAAGTGGCGCGCCCCTACGTCCTCAAGGAAACGACGCGCCCCCTGAGGCAAGACGTGAGACAGGAACGGGCAGGACATACCGAGGAGTACGGGGAAGAGGAGGAGGCCTCATACCAAACTCAAGGGGAAGGCGCCGAGGCGGACCCGTGATAGAGTACCTCCCTTCGCAAAGCGACTCGAGCCAGCACACCCCGCACCCAAGAACCACGGGAAGGACACGCCCCCTTGGCAATCAAGGAGACACACCTCCCCAAGGCCCACCTACTGCTAATCAACAAACCACGACACCTCCAATCATAACTACTGCTAATCAACAAACCACGACACCTCCGATCATAACCACCGTCAATCAGCAAGCCACATCAACTCCACCCATTCCCACTCCGCAGCAAACTATTCCTGTGTCCACCACACCTACTCCTCCAACACAAATCGTCCAACCAACTGCTACCCAGACTCAAGCCAACAACGTACTTCAGACCACGGTGACCAACACAAGCCTAGCAACTACTACTGCTACCCCTCCGGTAAGCACTCAGACTATTCCGGGAGTCGGAACGATCAACCCCGAAGACCTGAAGAAGTTACTGGCCCTTTTACAAGCCAGCGCTGCCACAACGGCGCCACAAATCTCGTCACCATTTACCGCAGCAGTCCGAGAAGCCCAGCTACCAACCGGTTTCAGAAACTTGAATGCAGATCTCCGCTATCACGGGAACGCCGACCCCCGCGAATTCTTGATCAGGTTCAACATTGAAATGGACTTATACCAGATCCCTGACCTGGTCAGGTGTAGGTTCCTAGCAGCAACTCTGAGGGATAGCGCTCAACAATGGTTTCAGAAGTTGGGAGGAGGGGTCATCTCCTCTTGGGAAGGCATGCAGCAGATGTTCATGACACAATTCCAAGCCGCGACCAAATACGCACCACCCGTTACTACACTCGCCAATGTCAAGCAGCGTGACAATGAAACTTTGACTGCATACTTCAAGAGGTTTAACCAGGAATCTATGGGAGTGAAGGGAGCCTCAGACGAAACCTTGAAGAACTTCCTTATCGCTGGACTCAAGGTTGGTACCGACTTCTGGAAGCACCTCCAAGGGAAGGACCCGGCCTCTCTGTCCGAGCTATACTCCGCAGCCGAATCCTTCAAAAAGGTGGAGCAGTCGCTGGCCGAAAATCAAAAGGAGATCGCCAAatctaaatacaaaagaaaagatCGCACTCCCAGTCCAGAACCAAGAGGACGCGCCCGCTCTCCGGGTAGGGTAAATATGACTTCAAGCAAAAGGACTTGGAGTCCTCCTCCGAGACAATCAGGAGTATATACCCCGCTAACAGCCTCAGCTGAACACGTCTATGCGATGACCAAGGATAAGGTGCCGTTCCAGAAACCTCAACCTATTCCTCAACATATAGCCAAAGACAAAAAGAAGTATTGTGACTTCCACGAGTCAGCAGGACATAGCACCTCCGAGTGTCGGCATCTGAAAGAGGAAATCGAATATTTACTCAAAGAAGGATACCTAACGGAGTGGGTAAAAAAGTACAGAACAGACCATCCTCCGGAAAGACGCGGCCTCGGTGCTTCACAGAATGACAGAGCAGATGAAAAGCAGAATGATACTCAGTTTGTAAGAGAAGGCAGCATCAGGAGCATATTTGGGGGACCCTACATAGGGGGAGGCAGTCGAAAGGCAATGGAGAGATATGCTAAGGAAGCGAAGGACTACCCTCTTACCAACGTGAACCATCTGTCGGCCAGAGCCCCACAAGTATTTAAGGAAGAAACTATGGACATCACTTTTACGGAGGACGATGCGAGGTGGGTACACCATCCCCATAACGACGCTTTGGTGGTCGCCATGCGTATCGCCGCCCTAAACATTCACCGAGTGTTTGTCGACAATGGAAGTTCGGTCAACATCCTCTACTACGACACTTACAAGAAAATGGGATTACCAGACAAGGACATGACTGTGGAGAATCTCTACATATATGGCTTCGGGGGAGAGGCCATCAAAGCCAAAGGAACCATACGCTTGCCAGTCACCTTAGGAGAAGCTCCACGAGCAGCCACTCAAATTGCCGAGTTTGTAATCATCGACCATCCCTCGGCGCATAATGCACTTATGGGACGCCCCCTCTTGAAAGACATGAGGATAATCACCTCCATTTATCATCTTACTTTGAAGTTCCCCACTCCTGGAGGAGTTGGTTGTGTGAAGGGATCCCAGTACGAATCTCGCGATTGCTACGGCCGGTCACTTAAGAATTTTCGAGATAGGAGGGGAGTGCCACCCCACGAGGAACTACGCTCAGTCCACGTTCTCTACCTCGTTCAATATCCAGAGAGCGACAATGAAGACACGCCCAGCATCCCACCACTCGGAGAACGCGTCCTTCACAAGGGCGAGCCCACTCTCGTCGATGACTCGACGTCTGAAGAGTGTGAAGAACTGGTTATCGAAGTGGAAGAGGCACCTCTAAAAAGAGTCAGAAGGATGGATCCACGGGAGGTCGTCATGGAATTAGAGGAGCCCTCTCCTCCCGAAAAAGTGTCTACGGACGCGCCTTCGGAACCGAGAGAAACCCCACACCAATTCGACTTCGACTTAGACCCGAGATTACCCATGCAAGTGCAGAACACAGGGCCAGCTGAGGATACGGTCGACGTACAAGTTACACCGGGGAGTGATGGCAAGATCCTGAAGATAGGATCCAAACTAGGTCCAGAGATAAGGAGCAAGCTGATAGAATTTCTTACAAATAGCCTTGACGTATTTGCTTGGAGCCACGAAGATATGGTGGGGATAGACCCGGCAGTTATGTGCCATCACCTGAATGTCGACCCCTCTAAAAAAGGTGCTAGACAAAAGAGAAGACCCATCAGCGGAGAAAGAGCCGAGGCCCTGCAGGAGGAAGTCGATCGCCTCTTGAAAGCAGGATTGGTAAAGGAATCGTTCTACCCGAAATGGCTAGCAAATCCCGTACTTGTTAAGAAACCCAACGGGAAGTGGCGCACATGCATAGATTTCACGGATCTCAACAAGGCGTGTCCTAAAGATAGTTTCCCGCTCCCTCGCATTGACCAACTGGTAGATTCAACGGCAGGACACGCCCTCCTCAGCTTTATGGATGCCTACTCGGGATACAATCAGATTCCCATGTATGAGCCTGACCAGGAGCACACTTCCTTCATCACGGACAGGGGTCTATATTGCTACATTGGTATGCCATTTGGGCTTATTAACGCAGGGGCGACTTATCAGCGATTGGTGAACATGATGTTCAAGGATCAGATTGGGAAAACAATGGAAGTATACGTGGACGACATGCTGGTTAAATCCAAGAAAGACACTGACCATGTTGCCCACTTGTCAGAGATGTTCGAAATCTTAAGGAAATACAGGATGAAGCTCAACCCGCAGAAGTGCGTGTTTGGGGTAGAGTCAGGGAAATTCCTTGGTTTTATGGTTAACCACAGAGGCATAGAGGCCAACCCAGCAAAGATCAAGGCATTACTAGACATGAAGTCCCCAGCCAACGTTAAGCAAGTGCAGAGTCTGACAGGAAGGATAGCCGCCTTAAACAGGTTCGTGTCGAAATCCTCGGAGAAATGCAAGGAGTTCTTCAAGGCCATCAAAAGCGCATCCAAAGATTTCGAATGGACAGAGGAGTGCGAGGACGCCTTCATAAAAattaagaaacatttgggcgaGCCACCCCTCTTAGCCAAACCTCAGGAAGGAGAGACGCTTGTCCTTTACTTAGCCGTTTCAGACTACTCCATAAGTGCTGTATTGGTAAAAGAAGATGAGGAGGGGCAGTCCCCAATCTACTACGTAAGCAAGCGGTTGCTGGATGCAGAGACTCGTTACACAAGCATGGAGAAGCTGGTATACGCCTTGGTACATGCAACTAGGAAACTACGACCATACTTCCAGGCTCATAAAGTGGAGGTTAGGACGGCGTACCCCCTCCGACAGATCATGCATAAACCAGAGGTAACCGGTAGAATGATGAAGTGGGCAGTCGAGTTGGGGCAATTTGACCTAGATTACAAACCAAGAACCGCCATCAAAGGACAGGCACTAGCAGATTTTATCTTGGAATTCCCGGAAGACGGAGAGGAGTCTGGTCTCCTGATCAAATATGATCCCAACCTACCACCTCAGCAGGCATGCCCTAAGGAAAGCATACCCGAACTCTGGTGGATATTGCATACAGATGGAGCGGTGAATAATGAAGGAGCAGGAGCTGGGATAGTGCTCGTAAGTCCGGAAGGACATAGACTCTTGAACGCAACTCACTTTACCTTCCAGCTCTCGAACAATGACGCAGAGTATGAAGCCCTGATCGGAGGGCTCAGGCTTGCCCTTGAAATGAAGGTAAGAAAGCTTGTTATAAAGGTCGACTCCATGCTGGTGGTTGAGCACATCAGAGGAGGATACCAAGCAAAGGGACCCAAGACGGCGATATATCTCAGATGTGTTCAGGGATTAATAGATCAGTTCGAAGAGGTGCAAGTAAACAGGGTACCCAGAGAATTCAACGGGGATGCCGATGCTCTCGCAAAGTTAGCGTCTCAGAAAGATCCGGCCCTATTGGGAGTTATCCGCCTAGAGATACAGGAGGTACCTAGCATCCCCGAGTTTGAGGTAACGGAAATACAAGGCAAGAATGGAGATTCAACGTGGATGACCCCGATCTGGAAATACATCAAGGAGGGTACGCTGCCCGAAGATAAAGCTGAAGCCCGAAAGTTAAAATACAAGGCTGCCAGATATGTGGAATATGATGGGAAGCTGTATAAAAGAGGCTTCAATCAGCCCCTTCTCAAATGCATAGATGGGGAGGAGTGCACTTACGTGATGAGGGAGGTCCACGAAGGCATATGTGGGAACCACTCGGGAGGTAACTCATTGGCCATGAAGATCTTGAGGCAAGGGTACTACTGGCCAACCTTGAGGAGTGATGCTTTCAATTTCGCCAGAGCATGTGACAAATGCCAACGATTCGCCAACTTCACCAACAGCCCAGCCACGTCCCTCACCACCATGACTAGTCCTTGGCCCTTCGCTATGTGGGGGATAGACTTGATCGGAGAACTCCCAAAAGCCAAGGGAGGAGTGAAGTATGCAGTGGTTGCGGTCGACTACTTCACCAAATGGGCAGAGGCCGTACCCTTGGCCACCATCACAGCCAAGAAAATAAcagattttgtttttaactctaTTGTTTGCAGGTTTGGAGTCCCTTACAAGCTTATCTCGGATAATGGAAAGCAGTTCGACAGCAAAGAGCTAAGAGGCCTATGTGAAAATCTCGGAATCAAGAAAGATTTTGCGGCAGTGTACCATCCCCAAAGCAACGGGCAGACGGAGGCGGTCAACAAAATCATCAAGCATACTCTAAAGGCAAAGTTGGAAGATAGCAAAGGGAATTGGCCGGAAGAACTCCCCATGGTCCTATGGTCTTACAACACAACCCCTAGGACAACGACCGGGGAGTCGCCCTTCGTCCTATCTTATGGGTGCGAGGCCATGGTCCCAATTGAGATTGGAGCAGGATCGTTCAGGAGAGACTACTTCGACCAACTGGATAATGATGCAAGTCAGAGATTATACTTGGATATGATTGAAGAAATCAGAGCTACATCACAACTACGCCTGGCCGCGTATCAGCGCAGGACGGCTAAGTATTACAACAACAAAGTGAAGGCTCACCCCTTCCAAGTTGGGGACCTTGTCCTTAGAAAGATTGTACTCAACAACAAAAATCCCCAACATGGAGTCTTTGGAGCCAATTGGGAAGGCCCTTACAGAGTCAAGGTCATATTATGGAAGGGCACTTACAGATTAGAAGACCTAGATGGAAAACCCGTTCCAAGACCTTGGAACGCGGAGCATCTAAAGAAATATTATCAGTAG